The Natronoarchaeum philippinense genome has a window encoding:
- a CDS encoding ABC transporter substrate-binding protein yields the protein MNGAPERTPTARGECSAGRRGFLAGLASGGALALSGCSELIGERNAELSVDVEGRAWVTSFEGRLADRQLVQPTGLLAAFANDIGFGLGPEPGASSPVLADEHAETPSTVSMTLRPDLEWSNGDPLTAADVGRWAYMLRAGASGLAPVPQIKSGERRPQSPWEAVTDVRWDDRTITLEGRFDAVTSPLYALNAQIGARPRAYYDGLWKEFVAAFDDRPWEDADTRARVASIVEGDLWTLGDDRLPPAGINLEDDYVGTGLEAAYSGLWYPYRTDGSNLHFTVNDSHPFADRVSYDEVVWAFRDDPDARLYDLRSGSIDGAVLDDVSQHAVESVPDAISSFDGPATGGAALQFNHTTHHLGERDVRAAIAAVIDRNSLVEATVDVGDDAVDIPGVDLQHERWAPASLRDVSRPYASDHERARTLLERAGFETNGGDWHTPEGTPFEFTVLTADPDPTLALSIAQQLRSFGIDASMKRVEATSYQQLLRTGQFAATTSSWSSPNAAGLPRARTGEYVRSLVRDGRFPESAFLAAAVDDAVAENGGLRWVSTGPSAADRRLAFDSAEALRAVTVDAPPMGQPDGTPRAWPYLYHAVQSATAADSSDAIEHARACTWVYNYQLPRLELTIDVPTIFHDTSEWSVPPADDPAWRYARRDTQPGGLWSALGWGHVDAD from the coding sequence ATGAACGGCGCCCCCGAACGCACGCCCACGGCTCGCGGCGAGTGCTCCGCCGGCCGCCGGGGTTTCTTGGCTGGACTCGCGTCAGGGGGTGCCCTCGCGCTATCCGGGTGCTCGGAACTCATCGGCGAGCGGAACGCCGAACTCTCGGTCGATGTCGAGGGACGGGCTTGGGTCACGAGCTTCGAAGGCAGGCTCGCCGACCGGCAACTCGTACAGCCGACGGGACTACTCGCTGCGTTTGCCAATGATATTGGATTCGGGCTCGGTCCCGAACCGGGAGCATCGTCGCCCGTCCTCGCCGATGAGCACGCGGAGACGCCGTCGACCGTCTCGATGACGCTCCGTCCCGATCTGGAGTGGAGCAACGGCGACCCGCTCACCGCCGCTGATGTGGGCCGGTGGGCGTATATGCTCCGAGCCGGGGCGTCCGGACTCGCTCCAGTCCCCCAGATCAAGTCAGGGGAGCGGCGTCCGCAGTCGCCGTGGGAGGCCGTCACCGATGTCCGGTGGGACGACAGGACGATCACGCTCGAGGGCCGGTTCGACGCCGTCACCAGTCCGCTGTACGCGCTGAACGCGCAGATCGGCGCTCGCCCTCGGGCGTACTACGACGGGCTCTGGAAGGAGTTCGTCGCCGCCTTCGACGACCGGCCGTGGGAGGACGCCGACACGCGAGCGCGCGTCGCCTCGATCGTCGAGGGCGACCTCTGGACTCTCGGCGACGACCGGCTCCCCCCGGCCGGAATCAACTTGGAAGACGACTACGTTGGCACCGGCTTGGAGGCCGCCTACAGCGGTCTCTGGTACCCCTACCGAACGGACGGGAGCAATCTCCACTTCACCGTCAACGATTCGCACCCGTTCGCCGACCGCGTCTCCTACGACGAAGTCGTCTGGGCGTTTCGCGACGATCCGGACGCGCGACTGTACGATCTCCGCTCGGGATCGATCGACGGCGCCGTGCTCGACGACGTTTCTCAGCACGCCGTCGAGAGCGTCCCCGACGCGATCAGCTCGTTCGACGGGCCGGCGACGGGCGGGGCCGCGCTGCAGTTTAACCACACGACACACCACCTCGGCGAACGCGACGTTCGGGCGGCGATCGCCGCCGTCATCGACAGGAACAGCCTCGTCGAGGCGACGGTCGATGTCGGCGACGACGCCGTCGACATCCCCGGCGTCGATCTCCAGCACGAGCGCTGGGCACCGGCGAGCCTCCGGGATGTCTCCCGACCGTACGCCAGCGACCACGAGCGGGCACGAACCCTGCTCGAACGGGCCGGATTCGAGACGAACGGCGGCGACTGGCATACGCCCGAGGGCACTCCGTTCGAGTTCACCGTGCTCACCGCCGATCCGGACCCGACGCTGGCACTGTCGATCGCACAGCAACTGCGCTCGTTCGGGATCGACGCCTCGATGAAGCGCGTCGAGGCGACGAGCTACCAGCAACTGCTCCGAACGGGCCAGTTCGCCGCCACGACATCGTCGTGGTCGAGCCCCAACGCCGCCGGCCTCCCACGCGCTCGCACTGGCGAGTACGTTCGATCGCTCGTCCGCGACGGTCGATTCCCCGAGTCTGCGTTTCTGGCGGCCGCGGTCGACGACGCCGTCGCCGAGAACGGCGGCCTGCGCTGGGTGTCGACCGGACCGTCTGCTGCTGACCGGCGGCTGGCGTTCGACTCGGCTGAGGCGCTGCGGGCCGTTACGGTCGATGCGCCGCCGATGGGCCAGCCCGATGGGACGCCGCGCGCGTGGCCGTATCTCTACCACGCCGTTCAGTCTGCGACGGCTGCCGATTCCTCTGACGCGATCGAGCACGCCAGAGCCTGCACGTGGGTGTACAACTACCAACTTCCGCGGCTGGAGCTTACGATTGACGTTCCGACGATCTTCCACGACACGTCCGAGTGGTCCGTTCCCCCAGCGGACGACCCGGCGTGGCGGTACGCCCGGCGCGATACCCAGCCCGGCGGTCTCTGGTCCGCACTCGGCTGGGGTCACGTCGACGCCGACTAG